A window of the Deinococcus gobiensis I-0 genome harbors these coding sequences:
- a CDS encoding FUN14 domain-containing protein, with protein sequence MGAVPEPAALASLASATQAALPDLSLGAVLGLACGMALRAAGRALLISVGLLFIAVQLLAWAGIVTVDWLRLETLSGPWFRAAPELWQNVLKVLTDRLPFAGAFGAGLLLGLRLRR encoded by the coding sequence ATGGGGGCCGTGCCGGAACCCGCCGCGCTCGCTTCCCTCGCCTCGGCCACTCAGGCCGCGCTGCCCGACCTGAGCCTGGGTGCGGTGCTGGGCCTGGCCTGCGGCATGGCGCTGCGGGCCGCCGGGCGGGCGCTGCTCATCAGCGTGGGGCTGCTCTTCATCGCCGTGCAACTGCTCGCCTGGGCAGGCATCGTGACGGTGGACTGGCTGCGGCTCGAAACGCTCTCGGGGCCGTGGTTCCGGGCCGCCCCCGAGCTGTGGCAGAACGTCCTGAAGGTCCTGACCGACCGCCTGCCTTTCGCGGGGGCGTTCGGGGCGGGCCTGCTGCTCGGGCTGCGGCTGCGGCGGTAG
- a CDS encoding DUF4384 domain-containing protein, whose amino-acid sequence MKKLLPLSIVTAALAATAGAAPIISAQSIIVNPVQTALDVRVWTDRDSSGTQTPNYVPGERIRLYTSVNQDAYVYLFNVDPQGQVDLILPNRYAGGANFLKANTTKVFPDANDGFTFDIAAPYGLNKVLAVASRTPLNLDQIATFKSGQNSFASVNVQGQQQLAQALSIVVNPVPQDTWTSDTAYYNVAQPTSAAPVRPAPVQPVRPAPVRPAPMQPAPVQPSLPWLNDRNWNYEFQRSDTLARVHETYASQLRSQGYQLVGIRQQGNQIRSDWRRGRDTARLEVKQRGGSFAVEIERR is encoded by the coding sequence ATGAAAAAGCTCCTGCCCCTGAGCATCGTCACTGCGGCCCTGGCCGCCACTGCCGGCGCCGCCCCGATCATCAGCGCCCAGAGCATCATCGTGAACCCGGTGCAGACCGCCCTGGACGTCCGGGTATGGACCGACCGCGACAGCAGCGGCACCCAGACCCCCAACTACGTGCCCGGCGAGCGCATCCGGCTCTACACCAGCGTCAATCAGGACGCCTACGTGTACCTGTTCAACGTGGACCCCCAGGGCCAGGTGGACCTGATCCTGCCCAACCGGTATGCCGGCGGCGCGAACTTCCTGAAGGCCAACACCACCAAGGTCTTCCCCGACGCCAACGACGGCTTCACCTTCGACATCGCCGCGCCCTACGGCCTGAACAAGGTGCTCGCGGTCGCCAGCCGCACTCCGCTGAACCTCGACCAGATCGCGACCTTCAAGTCCGGTCAGAACAGCTTCGCCAGCGTGAACGTGCAGGGCCAGCAGCAGCTCGCCCAGGCCCTGAGCATCGTGGTCAACCCCGTTCCCCAGGACACCTGGACCTCGGACACGGCCTACTACAACGTGGCCCAGCCCACCTCCGCCGCGCCGGTGCGCCCCGCGCCGGTCCAGCCCGTGCGTCCGGCGCCGGTGCGCCCCGCGCCCATGCAGCCCGCGCCGGTCCAGCCCAGCCTGCCCTGGCTCAACGACCGCAACTGGAACTACGAGTTCCAGCGCAGCGACACGCTGGCCCGCGTCCATGAGACCTACGCCTCGCAGCTGCGCTCGCAGGGCTACCAGCTCGTGGGCATCCGCCAGCAGGGCAACCAGATCCGCAGCGACTGGCGCCGGGGCCGCGACACGGCCCGCCTGGAAGTCAAGCAGCGCGGCGGCAGCTTCGCCGTCGAGATCGAGCGCCGCTGA
- a CDS encoding PIG-L deacetylase family protein, producing MTTLTSRSRRNRVLIWVALAAIVALSAWINLPTFGRVFPGSAARVATLPAAAPLVTAGQRLLMLSPHPDDESLCCGGMLQQARAAGAQVYVAWITPGDGFELDGVLTEHALRPRGPSMRNLGQQRSAEALAAARVLGVPGDHTFMLGYPDGGLLRLYTTNYVTPYRSVHTGASAVYVRGALTPGAPFTGEALEADLRRVLDRVKPDVVLVPAPQDFHPDHHTVSYIAMRLMAERGQSSRLRFWVIHGGLEWPVPKGLHPGLPLTVPPLATRLPWERVDLTPQEEQVKRRAMDAHRSQTRIIGRFMHAFVRGNELVSAQPLPDVPGGAAPATAGTPGP from the coding sequence TTGACGACACTCACTTCCCGCTCCCGCCGCAACCGCGTCCTGATCTGGGTGGCCCTGGCCGCCATCGTGGCGCTGTCGGCCTGGATCAATCTGCCCACCTTCGGCCGGGTCTTTCCGGGCAGCGCCGCGCGGGTCGCCACCCTGCCCGCCGCCGCGCCCCTGGTCACCGCCGGGCAGCGCCTCCTGATGCTCTCGCCGCACCCCGACGACGAGTCGCTGTGCTGCGGGGGCATGCTCCAGCAGGCCCGCGCGGCGGGCGCGCAGGTGTACGTCGCCTGGATCACCCCGGGCGACGGCTTCGAACTCGACGGTGTCCTGACCGAACATGCCCTGCGCCCACGCGGCCCGAGCATGCGCAACCTGGGCCAGCAGCGCTCGGCCGAGGCCCTGGCGGCGGCCCGCGTGCTGGGGGTGCCCGGCGACCACACCTTCATGCTGGGTTACCCCGACGGTGGCCTGCTGCGGCTCTACACGACCAACTACGTCACGCCCTACCGCTCGGTGCATACCGGCGCCTCGGCGGTATACGTCCGGGGCGCCCTGACCCCCGGCGCGCCCTTCACCGGCGAGGCGCTGGAAGCCGACCTGCGGCGGGTGCTCGACCGCGTGAAGCCCGACGTGGTGCTGGTGCCCGCGCCGCAGGACTTCCATCCCGACCATCACACCGTCTCCTACATCGCCATGCGGCTGATGGCCGAGCGTGGCCAGAGCAGCCGCCTGCGCTTCTGGGTCATCCACGGGGGGCTGGAGTGGCCGGTGCCCAAGGGCCTGCATCCCGGCCTGCCCCTGACGGTGCCGCCCCTGGCGACCCGGCTGCCCTGGGAACGGGTGGACCTGACCCCGCAGGAAGAACAGGTCAAGCGGCGCGCCATGGACGCCCACCGCTCCCAGACCCGGATCATCGGGCGGTTCATGCACGCCTTCGTGCGCGGCAACGAACTGGTGTCGGCCCAGCCGTTGCCCGACGTGCCCGGCGGCGCGGCTCCGGCGACGGCGGGCACGCCCGGACCCTGA
- a CDS encoding stage V sporulation protein S → MPPEQLRVSGQSRPNAVAGAIAALLRSQGQVEVQAIGPAAVNQAVKAIAIARGYLTGNHLDLTVQPAFVKLDPAGAPASDTPAPEERTALCLMVFAYRTDA, encoded by the coding sequence GTGCCCCCCGAACAGCTTCGCGTTTCCGGCCAGTCCCGCCCCAACGCAGTCGCGGGCGCCATCGCGGCCCTGCTGCGCAGCCAGGGTCAGGTCGAGGTGCAGGCCATCGGCCCGGCCGCCGTCAATCAGGCCGTCAAGGCCATCGCCATCGCGCGCGGCTACCTGACGGGCAACCACCTCGACCTCACCGTGCAGCCGGCCTTCGTCAAGCTCGATCCGGCGGGCGCACCGGCTTCCGATACCCCAGCCCCCGAGGAACGCACGGCCCTGTGCCTGATGGTGTTCGCCTACCGTACCGACGCCTGA
- a CDS encoding RNA polymerase sigma factor produces the protein MLSAEAHGQLAAGDEAAWHAFITAYEGRMYGYLYRLEGNSEDALDLTQEVFYRAWRSIQTFRPGERVLPWLYQVARNTQIESHRRKQLQRFSLEEAREDVGFEVPSAARTPVQAAESEQAQDRVQRALMRLPEEYREAVVLRFVEDLPYEEIARIQGVATGTAKSRVFRAKEQLADLLSDVNDLH, from the coding sequence GTGCTGAGCGCCGAGGCGCACGGTCAGCTGGCGGCGGGCGACGAGGCGGCGTGGCACGCCTTCATCACCGCCTACGAAGGCCGCATGTACGGTTACCTCTACCGTCTGGAGGGCAACAGCGAGGACGCCCTGGACCTGACGCAGGAGGTGTTCTACCGCGCGTGGCGCTCGATCCAGACCTTCCGGCCCGGCGAGCGGGTGCTGCCCTGGCTGTATCAGGTGGCGCGCAACACCCAGATCGAATCCCACCGCCGCAAGCAGCTCCAGCGCTTCTCGCTGGAGGAGGCGCGTGAAGACGTGGGCTTCGAGGTACCCAGCGCCGCGCGCACGCCGGTACAGGCCGCCGAGAGCGAGCAGGCCCAGGACCGCGTGCAGCGCGCGCTGATGCGCCTGCCCGAGGAGTACCGCGAGGCCGTGGTGCTGCGGTTCGTCGAGGACCTGCCCTATGAGGAGATCGCGCGCATTCAGGGCGTGGCGACCGGCACGGCCAAGAGCCGGGTGTTCCGGGCCAAGGAGCAGCTCGCGGACCTGCTCTCGGACGTGAACGACCTGCACTGA
- a CDS encoding zinc metallopeptidase has protein sequence MDILGPYTPLILLIFVASMLIQAALTRSYRKWSGVRNARNLTGAQVARMMLDENGLTHVPVNAVPGNLSDHYDPLGKTVNLSEGVYGVPSVAAMAIAAHEVGHAVQDKVRMPALVLRGKMAVPLSLGMNLAPFMVLLGAVLHFSGLLWVGVVLFGAALVFHLVTLPVEFDASRRALAYLNGRGLSGGGEGQKGAQGVLTAAALTYVAGFAMALAQLLNVLGIARNND, from the coding sequence ATGGATATTCTTGGCCCCTATACCCCGCTGATCCTGCTGATCTTCGTCGCCTCGATGCTCATTCAGGCGGCCCTGACCCGCTCGTACCGCAAGTGGAGTGGGGTACGCAACGCCCGCAACCTGACCGGCGCGCAGGTCGCCCGCATGATGCTCGACGAGAACGGCCTGACCCACGTGCCGGTCAATGCCGTACCCGGCAATCTGTCGGACCACTACGACCCGCTGGGCAAGACCGTGAACCTTTCCGAAGGTGTGTACGGCGTGCCGAGCGTCGCGGCAATGGCCATCGCCGCCCACGAGGTCGGGCACGCCGTGCAGGACAAGGTGCGCATGCCCGCGCTGGTGCTGCGCGGCAAGATGGCCGTGCCGCTGAGCCTGGGCATGAACCTCGCGCCCTTCATGGTGCTGCTGGGGGCAGTGCTGCACTTCAGCGGCCTGCTGTGGGTCGGGGTGGTGCTGTTCGGCGCCGCGCTCGTCTTTCATCTCGTGACCCTGCCGGTCGAGTTCGACGCCAGCCGCCGGGCGCTGGCCTACCTCAACGGCCGTGGCCTGAGCGGCGGCGGCGAGGGCCAGAAGGGCGCCCAGGGCGTGCTGACCGCCGCCGCCCTGACCTATGTCGCCGGATTCGCGATGGCGCTGGCGCAGCTCCTGAACGTGCTGGGCATCGCCCGCAACAACGACTGA
- a CDS encoding sensor histidine kinase, protein MGRVPPSGGAGAEAALTPAPQADVAGGPSALRWRLLRFRVSRAAVLREALLAALPLMLTAALLVLVNLPAFRPERFVVRPWTYAYQGLVQDVQAYQVARLQPGLSAAEREDVRERALSSSGNQKQFRRLSSVQSYGEARLDHVDALLLRDTDASVAAAATEAIGLNVQAALHAAALSRQNIELVSLLRQALIWTAVLTGLLSVLLIVRALWLWQQERDRLSAREARQREALRLASHELRRPLQQLLLATDLLRQAGTVAERQHLLALVEDSVTQLASRADLTRLNELYLDVNLRLAPRDLGSLLRAFAGLRVGVEVPPAPLVWLVDANRLRQTVENLVENALKYTAGPVEVSLLEVGGRPQILVRDHGEGLSPEMRARAFLAYERGPQGLIEGEGLGLSLARRYARAHGGDVILEDAPGGGTLARLTLGVPPTPF, encoded by the coding sequence GTGGGCCGTGTTCCGCCTTCCGGTGGGGCCGGGGCCGAGGCGGCCCTGACCCCGGCTCCGCAGGCGGACGTGGCCGGGGGGCCGTCGGCCCTGCGCTGGCGGCTGCTGCGCTTCCGGGTGTCGCGCGCGGCGGTCCTGCGCGAGGCGCTGCTGGCCGCGCTGCCGCTGATGCTCACGGCGGCGCTGCTGGTGCTCGTCAATCTGCCGGCCTTCCGGCCCGAGCGCTTCGTGGTCCGGCCCTGGACCTACGCCTATCAGGGGCTGGTGCAGGACGTGCAGGCCTATCAGGTGGCCCGGCTGCAACCCGGCCTGAGCGCCGCCGAGCGCGAGGACGTGCGCGAGCGGGCGCTGTCGAGTTCGGGCAACCAGAAACAGTTCCGGCGGCTGTCGTCGGTGCAGAGTTACGGCGAGGCGCGGCTCGACCATGTGGACGCCCTGCTGCTCCGGGACACCGACGCCTCGGTCGCGGCGGCGGCCACCGAAGCCATCGGGCTGAACGTGCAGGCGGCCCTGCACGCGGCGGCCCTGAGCCGCCAGAACATCGAACTGGTGTCGCTGCTGCGCCAGGCCCTGATCTGGACGGCGGTCCTGACCGGTCTCCTGAGCGTGCTGCTCATCGTGCGGGCGCTGTGGCTGTGGCAGCAGGAGCGCGACCGCCTCTCTGCCCGCGAGGCCCGGCAGCGTGAGGCCCTGCGCCTGGCGAGCCACGAGCTGCGCCGGCCCCTCCAGCAGCTGCTGCTCGCCACCGACCTGCTGCGTCAGGCGGGAACAGTGGCCGAGCGCCAGCACCTGCTGGCCCTGGTCGAGGACAGCGTGACCCAGCTCGCCAGCCGCGCCGACCTGACCCGCCTCAACGAGCTGTACCTCGACGTGAACCTGCGTCTCGCGCCGCGCGACCTGGGCAGCCTGCTGCGCGCCTTCGCCGGGCTGCGGGTGGGGGTCGAGGTCCCGCCCGCCCCGCTGGTCTGGCTGGTGGACGCCAACCGCCTGCGCCAGACGGTCGAGAATCTGGTCGAGAACGCCCTGAAGTACACGGCCGGACCGGTCGAGGTGTCGCTGCTGGAGGTCGGGGGCCGCCCGCAGATTCTGGTGCGCGACCACGGCGAGGGCCTGAGTCCCGAGATGCGCGCGCGGGCCTTTCTGGCCTACGAGCGCGGCCCGCAGGGCCTCATCGAGGGCGAGGGCCTGGGCCTGTCGCTGGCGAGGCGCTACGCCCGCGCCCACGGCGGCGACGTGATCCTCGAGGACGCGCCGGGCGGCGGCACCCTCGCCCGCCTGACCCTGGGTGTGCCTCCCACCCCCTTCTGA